The following nucleotide sequence is from Barnesiella viscericola DSM 18177.
AAGTGAATTATTTTTTTGTCTGGAAATAATGTACTACATTTGACGCACAAATGCGGAGAAATAAGCAGGAAAGAGGTGCGCTTGGTACCTCGGGCTCTTGGGAGAAAAATTCTCGGCATATAATATTAAGGAATTAGAAACGTTTCATAGAAAGGCATAACACAGTGGCTCATTAGCCTTTGCCAGGGCGATGCCACGAGGTTGAAACAAAGGATAGAACTGAATTAAAATAACTAATACAAACACTTAGATTTAATTTAATTATGGAAGCTAAAAAAGCTAAAAAGAACAAGGTGCGCGGTATAAAAAACGCATTTATTGTAATCATCATCTGTTTTATCATCGCTTTGGTGGTATTCACCCAAGTACTTGGTGCTCCTACAAACTTTGAAGGTGGCGATCCCGAAGGCGGACACCCTCTGAACCTGTTGGGTACAATCTATAAAGGTGGTTTCATCGTGCCTATCCTGCAAACTTTGCTGTTGACGGTAATCGTTCTTTCGGTAGAGCGTTTCATCGCCATGTTGAGTGTTAAAGGTAAAGGCAGTGTCGACAAATTCGTTGCCGCTGTAAAAGCAGCTTTGGAAAAAGGCGACATCGCCGGTGCACAAGCTCTCTGCGAAAAACAACGTGGTACGGTTGCCAGCGTAGTTTCGTCGGCTCTTATCCGCTACGGTGAAGTTGAGAATGACAGCAACTTGACGAAAGAACAAAAAATCGAGGCTATCCAAAAACAACTCGAAGAGGCTGCCGCTCTCGAAATGCCTGCCATGCAACAGAACCTGCCTATCGTTGCTACGATGACGACG
It contains:
- a CDS encoding MotA/TolQ/ExbB proton channel family protein, with translation MEAKKAKKNKVRGIKNAFIVIIICFIIALVVFTQVLGAPTNFEGGDPEGGHPLNLLGTIYKGGFIVPILQTLLLTVIVLSVERFIAMLSVKGKGSVDKFVAAVKAALEKGDIAGAQALCEKQRGTVASVVSSALIRYGEVENDSNLTKEQKIEAIQKQLEEAAALEMPAMQQNLPIVATMTTLGTLVGLLGTVLGMIKSFQALATAGAPDSVALSTGISEALVNTAFGIATGALAVISYNYFSNRIDNITYAIDEVGFCIVNTFAATHK